In Paralichthys olivaceus isolate ysfri-2021 chromosome 1, ASM2471397v2, whole genome shotgun sequence, the following are encoded in one genomic region:
- the LOC138411181 gene encoding NLR family CARD domain-containing protein 3-like isoform X1, whose amino-acid sequence MSGYEEEEDRAESPEFSCVSLKSDRSMEHPLLFSNEPGPSHTKGQDHRLRAESPEFSCVSLKSDRSMEPPLLFSNEPGPSHTKERRRSHVSEEEQSSRCASCQDVLKDPVSTSCGHWFCRQCITSYWDQSGSSGDSSCPQCGQRSRRGAGAQTAADPGLQEVLDQHKISLRRRCEHVTEGTEETGSRTLLNRIYTELYITEGQSEEVNTEHEVRQLETASKRKSLHDTPIKCHDIFKAFTDQQSSIRVVLTNGVAGVGKTFSVQKFTLDWAEGLENQDVGLLVVLSFRELNLVRDEQHSLLTLLRVFHPTLQKLTAETLAVCKPLIVFDGLDESRLSLDFNHREVVSEVTQRSSVNVLLTNLIQGNLLPSALVWITSRPAAANQIPPTCVDRVIEVRGFTDAQKEEYFRRRISDEELSSRIISHIKTSRSLHIMCQIPVFCWISATVLEHMLTTDQRGELPKTLTDLYSHFLLFQTKRKNNKYGGGHETSPQQLMEADRDVLLKLGRLALKHLEEGNIMFYQEDLEQCGLNVTEASVYSGVCTEIFRRECVIFQKSVYCFVHLSVQEFLAAVYMFHCYTKSNTEELRNFLGTILDDLLKRTMKKSLTSKNGHLDLFVRFLHGLSLESNQRVLGGLLGRTENNPEIIQRIINNLKEMQSDDISPDRSINIFHCLTEMNDHSVHQQMQQFLTSENKSKEKLSGIHCSALAYMLQMSEEVLDKLDLKKFNTSYQGRRRLIPAVRNCRKALLGGCELSETHCEVVASALRSDPSHLRELDLSRNILQDSGVKLLCAGLESPNCRLQTLRLMSCSLSEISCSSLASALRSNPSHLRKLDLRYNKLQDSGVEELLDLQQSSDCRLETLRSVDVWSQSTLLSSVFY is encoded by the exons atgagtggttatgaggaggaagaggacagagcagagtctccagagttcagctgtgtgtctctgaagagtgaccgGTCCATGGAACATCCTCTATtgttcagtaatgaacctggaccctcacacacaaa aggtcaggaccacagactgagagcagagtctccagagttcagctgtgtgtctctgaagagtgaccgGTCCATGGAACCTCCTCTATtgttcagtaatgaacctggaccctcacacacaaa agagaggaggaggagtcatgtttctgaggaggagcagtcgtcccgctgtgcttcgtgtcaggacgtcctgaaggatccagtctccaccagctgtggacactggttctgcagacagtgcatcacctcatactgggaccagtctggttcttcaggagactcctcctgtccccagtgtggacaaagatccagaagaggagctggagctcagacagccg cagatccgggtctgcaggaggttttagaccaacataagatcagtctgaggaggagatgtgaacatgtgactgaaggaactgaggaaacaggaagtagaaccctcctcaacaggatctacactgagctctacatcacagagggacagagtgaagaggttaatactgaacatgaggtgaggcagcttgagacggcttccaagaggaagagcctccacgacactcccatcaagtgccacgacatctttaaagccttcactgaccagcagagcagcatcagagtcgtcctgaccaacggcgtcgctggcgttggaaaaaccttctcggtgcagaagttcactctggactgggcagagggtttagaaaaccaagatgtgggtctgctggttgtgctttcgttcagggagctgaacctggtgagagacgagcagcacagtcttctcacgctgctccgtgttttccatccaacattacagaagctcacggcagagacgctcgctgtctgtaAACCTTTGATCGtctttgacggcctggatgaaagcagactttctctggacttcaaccacagggaggtcgtgtctgaggtcacacagaggtcatcagtcaacgtgctgctgacaaacctcatccaggggaatctgcttccctcggctctcgtctggataacctcccgacctgcggcggccaatcagatccctcctacatgtgttgacagggtgatagaagtacgaggcttcactgacgcccagaaggaggagtacttcaggaggagaatcagtgatgaggagctgagcagcagaatcatctcacacatcaagacgtccaggagcctccacatcatgtgtcaaatcccagtcttctgctggatcagtgctacagttctggagcacatgttgaccacagaccagagaggagagctgcccaagaccctgacggacctgtactcacacttcctgctgtttcagacaaagaggaagaacaacaagtacggtggaggacatgagacgagtccacagcagctgatggaggctgacagggacgttcttctgaagctggggaggctggcccttaaacatctggaggaaggaaacatcatgttctaccaagaagacctggagcagtgtggtcttaatgtcacagaggcctcggtgtactcaggagtttgtactgagatcttcagaagagagtgtgtgatcttccagaaatcagtctactgctttgttcatctgagcgttcaggagtttctggctgcagtctacatgttccactgttacaccAAGAGTAACACAGAAGAACTCAGGAACTTCTTGGGAACAATCCTGGatgacctcctgaagagaaccatgaagaaatccctcaccagtaaaaatggtcatctggatctgtttgttcgcttccttcacggcctcagtctggagtccaaccagagagtcttaggaggcctgctgggtcggacagagaacaatccagagatcatccagagaatcatcaacaacctgaaggagatgcagagtgatgacatttctcctgacagaagcatcaacatcttccactgtctgactgagatgaacgaccactcagtacatcagcagatgcaacagttcctgacgtcagagaacaaatcaaaggagaaactctctgggatccactgctcagctctggcctacatgctgcagatgtcagaggaggttctggataAGTTGGACCTGaagaagttcaacacatcatACCAGGGTCGAcggagactgatcccagctgtgaggaactgcaggaaggctct actcgGTGGTTGTGAACTCTCAGAGACTCACTGTGAAGtcgtggcttcagctctgaggtcagacccctcacatctgagagaactggatctgagtagAAACatcctgcaggactcaggagtgaagctgctgtgtgctggactggagagtccaaactgtcgactgcagactctgag gttgatgagctgcagtctgtcagagatcagctgttcttctctggcttcagctctgaggtcaaacccctctcatctgagaaaactggatctgagatacaacaagctgcaggactcaggagtggaGGAGCTGCTTGATCTACAGCAGAGTTCagactgtcgactggagactctgaggtcagtagatgtttggagtcagtccacgctgctttcatcagtattttactaa
- the LOC138411181 gene encoding NLR family CARD domain-containing protein 3-like isoform X3, producing MSGYEEEEDRAESPEFSCVSLKSDRSMEHPLLFSNEPGPSHTKERRRSHVSEEEQSSRCASCQDVLKDPVSTSCGHWFCRQCITSYWDQSGSSGDSSCPQCGQRSRRGAGAQTAADPGLQEVLDQHKISLRRRCEHVTEGTEETGSRTLLNRIYTELYITEGQSEEVNTEHEVRQLETASKRKSLHDTPIKCHDIFKAFTDQQSSIRVVLTNGVAGVGKTFSVQKFTLDWAEGLENQDVGLLVVLSFRELNLVRDEQHSLLTLLRVFHPTLQKLTAETLAVCKPLIVFDGLDESRLSLDFNHREVVSEVTQRSSVNVLLTNLIQGNLLPSALVWITSRPAAANQIPPTCVDRVIEVRGFTDAQKEEYFRRRISDEELSSRIISHIKTSRSLHIMCQIPVFCWISATVLEHMLTTDQRGELPKTLTDLYSHFLLFQTKRKNNKYGGGHETSPQQLMEADRDVLLKLGRLALKHLEEGNIMFYQEDLEQCGLNVTEASVYSGVCTEIFRRECVIFQKSVYCFVHLSVQEFLAAVYMFHCYTKSNTEELRNFLGTILDDLLKRTMKKSLTSKNGHLDLFVRFLHGLSLESNQRVLGGLLGRTENNPEIIQRIINNLKEMQSDDISPDRSINIFHCLTEMNDHSVHQQMQQFLTSENKSKEKLSGIHCSALAYMLQMSEEVLDKLDLKKFNTSYQGRRRLIPAVRNCRKALLGGCELSETHCEVVASALRSDPSHLRELDLSRNILQDSGVKLLCAGLESPNCRLQTLRLMSCSLSEISCSSLASALRSNPSHLRKLDLRYNKLQDSGVEELLDLQQSSDCRLETLRSVDVWSQSTLLSSVFY from the exons atgagtggttatgaggaggaagaggacagagcagagtctccagagttcagctgtgtgtctctgaagagtgaccgGTCCATGGAACATCCTCTATtgttcagtaatgaacctggaccctcacacacaaa agagaggaggaggagtcatgtttctgaggaggagcagtcgtcccgctgtgcttcgtgtcaggacgtcctgaaggatccagtctccaccagctgtggacactggttctgcagacagtgcatcacctcatactgggaccagtctggttcttcaggagactcctcctgtccccagtgtggacaaagatccagaagaggagctggagctcagacagccg cagatccgggtctgcaggaggttttagaccaacataagatcagtctgaggaggagatgtgaacatgtgactgaaggaactgaggaaacaggaagtagaaccctcctcaacaggatctacactgagctctacatcacagagggacagagtgaagaggttaatactgaacatgaggtgaggcagcttgagacggcttccaagaggaagagcctccacgacactcccatcaagtgccacgacatctttaaagccttcactgaccagcagagcagcatcagagtcgtcctgaccaacggcgtcgctggcgttggaaaaaccttctcggtgcagaagttcactctggactgggcagagggtttagaaaaccaagatgtgggtctgctggttgtgctttcgttcagggagctgaacctggtgagagacgagcagcacagtcttctcacgctgctccgtgttttccatccaacattacagaagctcacggcagagacgctcgctgtctgtaAACCTTTGATCGtctttgacggcctggatgaaagcagactttctctggacttcaaccacagggaggtcgtgtctgaggtcacacagaggtcatcagtcaacgtgctgctgacaaacctcatccaggggaatctgcttccctcggctctcgtctggataacctcccgacctgcggcggccaatcagatccctcctacatgtgttgacagggtgatagaagtacgaggcttcactgacgcccagaaggaggagtacttcaggaggagaatcagtgatgaggagctgagcagcagaatcatctcacacatcaagacgtccaggagcctccacatcatgtgtcaaatcccagtcttctgctggatcagtgctacagttctggagcacatgttgaccacagaccagagaggagagctgcccaagaccctgacggacctgtactcacacttcctgctgtttcagacaaagaggaagaacaacaagtacggtggaggacatgagacgagtccacagcagctgatggaggctgacagggacgttcttctgaagctggggaggctggcccttaaacatctggaggaaggaaacatcatgttctaccaagaagacctggagcagtgtggtcttaatgtcacagaggcctcggtgtactcaggagtttgtactgagatcttcagaagagagtgtgtgatcttccagaaatcagtctactgctttgttcatctgagcgttcaggagtttctggctgcagtctacatgttccactgttacaccAAGAGTAACACAGAAGAACTCAGGAACTTCTTGGGAACAATCCTGGatgacctcctgaagagaaccatgaagaaatccctcaccagtaaaaatggtcatctggatctgtttgttcgcttccttcacggcctcagtctggagtccaaccagagagtcttaggaggcctgctgggtcggacagagaacaatccagagatcatccagagaatcatcaacaacctgaaggagatgcagagtgatgacatttctcctgacagaagcatcaacatcttccactgtctgactgagatgaacgaccactcagtacatcagcagatgcaacagttcctgacgtcagagaacaaatcaaaggagaaactctctgggatccactgctcagctctggcctacatgctgcagatgtcagaggaggttctggataAGTTGGACCTGaagaagttcaacacatcatACCAGGGTCGAcggagactgatcccagctgtgaggaactgcaggaaggctct actcgGTGGTTGTGAACTCTCAGAGACTCACTGTGAAGtcgtggcttcagctctgaggtcagacccctcacatctgagagaactggatctgagtagAAACatcctgcaggactcaggagtgaagctgctgtgtgctggactggagagtccaaactgtcgactgcagactctgag gttgatgagctgcagtctgtcagagatcagctgttcttctctggcttcagctctgaggtcaaacccctctcatctgagaaaactggatctgagatacaacaagctgcaggactcaggagtggaGGAGCTGCTTGATCTACAGCAGAGTTCagactgtcgactggagactctgaggtcagtagatgtttggagtcagtccacgctgctttcatcagtattttactaa
- the LOC138411181 gene encoding NLR family CARD domain-containing protein 3-like isoform X2 has translation MSGYEEEEDRAESPEFSCVSLKSDRSMEHPLLFSNEPGPSHTKGQDHRLRAESPEFSCVSLKSDRSMEPPLLFSNEPGPSHTKERRRSHVSEEEQSSRCASCQDVLKDPVSTSCGHWFCRQCITSYWDQSGSSGDSSCPQCGQRSRRGAGAQTADPGLQEVLDQHKISLRRRCEHVTEGTEETGSRTLLNRIYTELYITEGQSEEVNTEHEVRQLETASKRKSLHDTPIKCHDIFKAFTDQQSSIRVVLTNGVAGVGKTFSVQKFTLDWAEGLENQDVGLLVVLSFRELNLVRDEQHSLLTLLRVFHPTLQKLTAETLAVCKPLIVFDGLDESRLSLDFNHREVVSEVTQRSSVNVLLTNLIQGNLLPSALVWITSRPAAANQIPPTCVDRVIEVRGFTDAQKEEYFRRRISDEELSSRIISHIKTSRSLHIMCQIPVFCWISATVLEHMLTTDQRGELPKTLTDLYSHFLLFQTKRKNNKYGGGHETSPQQLMEADRDVLLKLGRLALKHLEEGNIMFYQEDLEQCGLNVTEASVYSGVCTEIFRRECVIFQKSVYCFVHLSVQEFLAAVYMFHCYTKSNTEELRNFLGTILDDLLKRTMKKSLTSKNGHLDLFVRFLHGLSLESNQRVLGGLLGRTENNPEIIQRIINNLKEMQSDDISPDRSINIFHCLTEMNDHSVHQQMQQFLTSENKSKEKLSGIHCSALAYMLQMSEEVLDKLDLKKFNTSYQGRRRLIPAVRNCRKALLGGCELSETHCEVVASALRSDPSHLRELDLSRNILQDSGVKLLCAGLESPNCRLQTLRLMSCSLSEISCSSLASALRSNPSHLRKLDLRYNKLQDSGVEELLDLQQSSDCRLETLRSVDVWSQSTLLSSVFY, from the exons atgagtggttatgaggaggaagaggacagagcagagtctccagagttcagctgtgtgtctctgaagagtgaccgGTCCATGGAACATCCTCTATtgttcagtaatgaacctggaccctcacacacaaa aggtcaggaccacagactgagagcagagtctccagagttcagctgtgtgtctctgaagagtgaccgGTCCATGGAACCTCCTCTATtgttcagtaatgaacctggaccctcacacacaaa agagaggaggaggagtcatgtttctgaggaggagcagtcgtcccgctgtgcttcgtgtcaggacgtcctgaaggatccagtctccaccagctgtggacactggttctgcagacagtgcatcacctcatactgggaccagtctggttcttcaggagactcctcctgtccccagtgtggacaaagatccagaagaggagctggagctcagacagccg atccgggtctgcaggaggttttagaccaacataagatcagtctgaggaggagatgtgaacatgtgactgaaggaactgaggaaacaggaagtagaaccctcctcaacaggatctacactgagctctacatcacagagggacagagtgaagaggttaatactgaacatgaggtgaggcagcttgagacggcttccaagaggaagagcctccacgacactcccatcaagtgccacgacatctttaaagccttcactgaccagcagagcagcatcagagtcgtcctgaccaacggcgtcgctggcgttggaaaaaccttctcggtgcagaagttcactctggactgggcagagggtttagaaaaccaagatgtgggtctgctggttgtgctttcgttcagggagctgaacctggtgagagacgagcagcacagtcttctcacgctgctccgtgttttccatccaacattacagaagctcacggcagagacgctcgctgtctgtaAACCTTTGATCGtctttgacggcctggatgaaagcagactttctctggacttcaaccacagggaggtcgtgtctgaggtcacacagaggtcatcagtcaacgtgctgctgacaaacctcatccaggggaatctgcttccctcggctctcgtctggataacctcccgacctgcggcggccaatcagatccctcctacatgtgttgacagggtgatagaagtacgaggcttcactgacgcccagaaggaggagtacttcaggaggagaatcagtgatgaggagctgagcagcagaatcatctcacacatcaagacgtccaggagcctccacatcatgtgtcaaatcccagtcttctgctggatcagtgctacagttctggagcacatgttgaccacagaccagagaggagagctgcccaagaccctgacggacctgtactcacacttcctgctgtttcagacaaagaggaagaacaacaagtacggtggaggacatgagacgagtccacagcagctgatggaggctgacagggacgttcttctgaagctggggaggctggcccttaaacatctggaggaaggaaacatcatgttctaccaagaagacctggagcagtgtggtcttaatgtcacagaggcctcggtgtactcaggagtttgtactgagatcttcagaagagagtgtgtgatcttccagaaatcagtctactgctttgttcatctgagcgttcaggagtttctggctgcagtctacatgttccactgttacaccAAGAGTAACACAGAAGAACTCAGGAACTTCTTGGGAACAATCCTGGatgacctcctgaagagaaccatgaagaaatccctcaccagtaaaaatggtcatctggatctgtttgttcgcttccttcacggcctcagtctggagtccaaccagagagtcttaggaggcctgctgggtcggacagagaacaatccagagatcatccagagaatcatcaacaacctgaaggagatgcagagtgatgacatttctcctgacagaagcatcaacatcttccactgtctgactgagatgaacgaccactcagtacatcagcagatgcaacagttcctgacgtcagagaacaaatcaaaggagaaactctctgggatccactgctcagctctggcctacatgctgcagatgtcagaggaggttctggataAGTTGGACCTGaagaagttcaacacatcatACCAGGGTCGAcggagactgatcccagctgtgaggaactgcaggaaggctct actcgGTGGTTGTGAACTCTCAGAGACTCACTGTGAAGtcgtggcttcagctctgaggtcagacccctcacatctgagagaactggatctgagtagAAACatcctgcaggactcaggagtgaagctgctgtgtgctggactggagagtccaaactgtcgactgcagactctgag gttgatgagctgcagtctgtcagagatcagctgttcttctctggcttcagctctgaggtcaaacccctctcatctgagaaaactggatctgagatacaacaagctgcaggactcaggagtggaGGAGCTGCTTGATCTACAGCAGAGTTCagactgtcgactggagactctgaggtcagtagatgtttggagtcagtccacgctgctttcatcagtattttactaa